A single region of the Nocardioides aurantiacus genome encodes:
- a CDS encoding DUF6318 family protein, whose translation MRRLSRVVATVTAVMAIGVSAACGGDNPAPSAAPSPAPSSASSSSVEPTIPPIPKPARRPSKAGAAAFVRHWVAVLNYAGATGDTKALRRLSTNDCIKCAALWNGIDNIYAGGGRIEGGGWTVLETKQFGPTRNRYFVDATIKSDEQSLTQSSGATPTAFPGVAKRLRAFVLRPVESGWLVAELDPTA comes from the coding sequence ATGCGTCGGCTGAGCCGTGTGGTGGCCACTGTGACGGCCGTGATGGCGATCGGAGTGTCAGCCGCGTGCGGCGGCGACAACCCCGCCCCGTCGGCCGCACCTTCACCCGCACCGTCGAGTGCCTCATCCTCTTCTGTGGAACCGACGATCCCACCAATCCCTAAACCGGCTAGGCGGCCCAGTAAGGCTGGCGCGGCCGCTTTCGTTCGGCACTGGGTTGCGGTACTGAACTACGCGGGAGCCACTGGAGACACCAAGGCGCTGCGTCGGCTATCCACAAATGACTGCATCAAGTGTGCTGCTCTCTGGAATGGGATCGACAACATTTACGCTGGCGGCGGGAGGATCGAAGGCGGCGGTTGGACGGTTCTTGAGACGAAGCAGTTTGGGCCCACCCGGAACCGATACTTCGTTGACGCAACCATTAAGTCCGACGAGCAATCGCTAACTCAGTCGAGCGGCGCGACACCCACCGCGTTCCCTGGGGTGGCAAAACGACTGCGTGCCTTTGTTCTTCGGCCGGTTGAGAGCGGCTGGCTCGTCGCAGAGCTGGATCCAACCGCATGA